From a single Brassica oleracea var. oleracea cultivar TO1000 chromosome C5, BOL, whole genome shotgun sequence genomic region:
- the LOC106293866 gene encoding pectinesterase inhibitor 1, with the protein MSINLLMTLLGTTFLLLVASSQALKLSLGDPCTVADYPKLCRRTIKGQTNVNAATDMAIKELMKRTMQAKDMAKKEPKGDGGVAVCLSTFGSAFDNLDKALKNIQGNDGFSLNINLSAALTDYDTCSDAMKETGEVSVSVFYKSAGVLYKMADNCLALSTLVKL; encoded by the coding sequence ATGTCAATCAATCTCCTTATGACCCTCCTCGGGACGACCTTCCTCCTTCTCGTTGCCTCAAGCCAAGCGTTGAAGCTTTCTCTCGGTGACCCCTGCACTGTGGCGGATTATCCAAAATTATGCAGACGCACGATTAAGGGTCAAACGAATGTCAACGCAGCGACGGATATGGCCATAAAAGAGCTAATGAAGCGGACCATGCAAGCCAAAGATATGGCCAAGAAAGAGCCGAAAGGCGACGGAGGAGTTGCGGTTTGTTTGTCCACCTTCGGTAGCGCGTTTGACAACTTGGACAAGGCCCTTAAGAATATTCAGGGGAATGATGGTTTTAGCCTCAACATTAACCTTAGCGCTGCGTTGACTGACTACGATACTTGCAGCGATGCAATGAAGGAAACTGGTGAGGTTAGCGTTAGCGTCTTCTATAAATCAGCAGGCGTTTTGTATAAAATGGCTGATAATTGTTTGGCACTTTCTACCCTCGTTAAACTATGA